A portion of the Vreelandella subglaciescola genome contains these proteins:
- a CDS encoding F0F1 ATP synthase subunit epsilon: MANSFTCNIVSAEASIYSGSVEQVIASGTSGDLGVLPGHAPLLTSLKPGPVRVKFDGGNEENFFVSGGFMEVQPDVVTILADSAIRAHDLDEAAAEESRREALKAFNDKSAELDYTRASAELAEAVAKLRTIQLLRNRGR; this comes from the coding sequence ATGGCGAATAGCTTTACTTGCAATATCGTCAGCGCCGAAGCATCCATCTACTCAGGCAGCGTTGAGCAGGTGATTGCTTCAGGCACGTCGGGTGATCTCGGCGTTTTGCCGGGGCACGCCCCGCTGCTGACGTCGTTGAAACCGGGGCCGGTACGCGTGAAGTTTGACGGCGGCAACGAGGAAAACTTCTTCGTTTCCGGCGGCTTCATGGAAGTGCAGCCTGACGTGGTTACGATCCTTGCGGACTCGGCCATTCGTGCGCACGACCTCGACGAGGCCGCCGCCGAAGAGTCACGCCGCGAGGCGCTCAAGGCCTTTAACGACAAGTCTGCCGAGCTTGACTATACTCGAGCGTCCGCAGAGCTTGCCGAGGCCGTTGCCAAGCTGCGTACTATCCAGCTGTTGCGCAACAGGGGTCGCTAG
- a CDS encoding FAD:protein FMN transferase: MRHITVRALAAGLGLIALALVAGCSQGEQTLTTPVSFEGGVFGSFYQVSVSDPLTQSDADALEEGFLAELESVDEAMSTYRDDSDLVAFNHAPLDEWQTLPAPLIKVMAISQQVARQSDGAFDVTIGGLVNLWSFGPEAEPKAIPDEDELDARLEQVGFDALNVDTDANRARRTRDVFVDLSAVAKGYGTDRVAHYLDQQGIENYLVNLGGDLITHGYRDADAQTPWHIGIEKPQAKQRSAQYVIPLSDMSVATSGDYRNYFEQDGQRFSHTIDPRTGRPITHSLASVTVVHPSNARADAWATAMTVLGDKEGMALAQALDLKVLMLIRDGDSWQSLASPAFAAFFGREFMADHQIKVADEPAADTQG; the protein is encoded by the coding sequence ATGCGACATATAACCGTCAGGGCACTGGCAGCAGGGCTTGGTCTCATCGCGCTGGCGCTGGTTGCCGGCTGCTCTCAGGGCGAGCAGACGCTGACTACGCCGGTCAGTTTTGAAGGCGGCGTATTTGGCAGTTTTTATCAGGTCAGCGTGTCGGACCCGCTGACCCAAAGCGACGCCGACGCGCTGGAAGAGGGCTTTCTGGCCGAGCTTGAGAGCGTCGATGAAGCCATGTCGACCTACCGCGACGACAGCGATCTGGTGGCCTTCAATCACGCGCCGCTGGACGAGTGGCAAACGCTGCCGGCACCGCTGATCAAGGTGATGGCGATCAGCCAGCAGGTGGCCCGGCAAAGCGACGGCGCCTTTGACGTGACCATTGGCGGATTGGTCAACCTGTGGAGCTTTGGCCCCGAAGCCGAACCCAAGGCAATTCCTGACGAGGACGAGCTTGACGCGCGCCTTGAACAGGTGGGCTTTGACGCCCTGAACGTCGATACCGATGCCAATCGGGCGCGGCGTACCCGGGACGTATTCGTCGACCTTTCCGCCGTGGCCAAGGGCTACGGCACCGACCGCGTGGCGCATTACCTTGACCAGCAGGGCATTGAGAACTATCTGGTTAATCTGGGCGGTGACCTGATCACCCACGGTTATCGCGACGCTGACGCGCAAACGCCCTGGCATATCGGCATTGAAAAACCTCAGGCAAAACAGCGCAGCGCGCAGTACGTGATTCCCCTGTCGGATATGTCGGTGGCCACCTCGGGCGACTACCGCAACTATTTCGAGCAGGACGGCCAGCGCTTTTCGCACACCATTGATCCGCGCACCGGGCGGCCGATTACCCACTCGCTTGCCTCGGTTACCGTGGTGCACCCGTCCAACGCCCGGGCCGACGCCTGGGCCACGGCAATGACCGTGCTGGGCGATAAGGAAGGCATGGCGCTGGCTCAGGCGCTGGATCTCAAGGTGCTGATGCTGATCCGTGATGGTGACAGCTGGCAGAGTCTGGCAAGCCCCGCCTTTGCCGCGTTTTTCGGCCGCGAGTTTATGGCGGATCATCAGATCAAGGTGGCTGACGAGCCCGCCGCAGACACACAAGGATAA
- the mgtE gene encoding magnesium transporter codes for MALNDNTLEAVKDDLLALIAPTSQADDAAPADMPGREAVADRLSEIRSPDIGEVLETLIEEDDALDVAVTTLDILATDRAANVLGYLPGDYQLLIVGTLDDSQVLKLLEEMGSDERADLFNLLDDDRREALLRRMARKEREELKRLASYEEGCAGAIMTSDYVAIASGMTVSQALMRVRQTAPDAETVYQLYVLSNDGELIGTMSLRQLMVARPGAVVDDIMIKDVISAAVDELQEEVARIVARYDLIALPVIDIDNRMVGIVTHDDAMDVVESEATEDIHKGMSIGQLEDGISRVPLWTLYRKRVMWLVLLVFANLFSGAGIAYFEDTIAAQVALVFFLPLLIGSGGNAGAQAATLMVRGMATGDVGGKDWGKLLGRELLVAGSLGLTMAIAVTPIGIMRGGDAVAFIVATSMITIVLFGSLLGMCLPFVLERFKIDPATASAPLVTTLIDASGVVIYFSIATAVLSNVAG; via the coding sequence ATGGCACTTAATGATAATACCCTGGAAGCGGTAAAAGATGATCTGCTGGCCCTGATTGCCCCCACGTCACAGGCCGACGATGCGGCACCGGCCGATATGCCCGGTCGCGAGGCGGTGGCTGATCGGCTCAGCGAGATCCGTTCGCCCGACATCGGTGAGGTGCTGGAAACCCTGATCGAGGAAGACGACGCCCTCGACGTGGCGGTGACCACGCTGGACATTCTGGCCACCGACCGGGCGGCCAACGTGCTGGGCTATCTGCCCGGCGACTATCAGCTGCTTATCGTGGGCACGCTCGACGATAGTCAGGTGTTGAAGCTGCTCGAAGAAATGGGCTCGGATGAGCGTGCCGACCTCTTCAACCTGCTGGATGACGACCGCCGCGAAGCGCTGCTGCGGCGCATGGCCCGCAAGGAGCGGGAAGAACTCAAGCGCCTGGCCAGCTATGAGGAAGGCTGCGCCGGCGCCATCATGACCTCTGACTATGTGGCCATCGCCAGCGGCATGACGGTATCCCAGGCGCTGATGCGCGTGCGCCAGACCGCCCCGGACGCGGAAACGGTCTACCAGCTTTACGTGCTTTCAAACGACGGTGAGCTGATCGGCACCATGTCGCTGCGCCAGCTGATGGTGGCGCGCCCCGGCGCGGTGGTGGACGACATCATGATCAAGGATGTGATCAGCGCCGCGGTGGATGAGCTGCAGGAAGAAGTGGCGCGTATCGTGGCGCGCTACGACCTGATCGCGCTGCCGGTAATCGATATCGACAACCGTATGGTCGGCATCGTTACCCACGATGACGCCATGGACGTGGTTGAATCCGAGGCCACCGAAGATATCCACAAGGGGATGTCCATCGGCCAGCTGGAAGACGGCATCAGCCGTGTACCGCTGTGGACACTTTACCGCAAACGGGTGATGTGGCTGGTGCTGCTGGTATTTGCCAACCTGTTTTCCGGTGCCGGCATTGCCTACTTTGAAGACACCATTGCCGCCCAGGTCGCGCTGGTATTTTTCCTGCCGCTATTGATCGGCAGCGGTGGTAACGCCGGCGCCCAGGCGGCCACGCTAATGGTGCGCGGCATGGCCACCGGCGATGTGGGCGGGAAGGACTGGGGCAAACTGCTGGGGCGCGAACTGCTGGTGGCCGGCTCGCTGGGTCTGACCATGGCGATCGCGGTGACGCCGATCGGCATCATGCGCGGCGGCGACGCAGTCGCATTCATCGTGGCCACCAGCATGATTACCATCGTGCTGTTCGGCAGCCTGCTGGGGATGTGCCTGCCGTTTGTGCTGGAGCGCTTCAAGATCGACCCGGCCACGGCTTCGGCACCGCTGGTGACAACGCTGATCGACGCCTCCGGCGTGGTGATCTATTTCAGCATCGCCACGGCCGTGTTGTCCAACGTCGCCGGCTAG
- a CDS encoding undecaprenyl-diphosphate phosphatase: MDWLQVIVLAVVQGFTEFLPVSSSAHLILVPALTTWEDQGLAFDVALHMGSLLAVIAYFRREIFAMLQSSFAALKGKAVDRDARLALGVALATLPVCVIGLLLHDVVKDNMRSTLIIGVALIGFGLLLGYADWGHKGSRDEYQLRWRDIALIGLAQALALIPGTSRSGITITAALMLGMSREAAARFSFLLSIPVIVLAGGMEAITLGRQAAPVDWLTLLSGTALAGISAYLCIHLFLAFIKRLGMQPFVIYRIVLGVWLLWLFYG; the protein is encoded by the coding sequence ATGGATTGGTTACAGGTCATCGTATTAGCCGTGGTGCAGGGGTTCACCGAGTTTTTGCCGGTATCGAGTTCGGCCCATTTGATTCTGGTGCCGGCGTTAACCACCTGGGAAGACCAGGGGCTGGCGTTCGACGTAGCCCTGCACATGGGCAGCCTGCTGGCGGTGATCGCCTATTTTCGCCGTGAGATTTTTGCCATGCTGCAAAGCAGCTTTGCCGCGCTTAAAGGCAAGGCCGTGGATCGCGATGCCCGGCTGGCGCTGGGGGTGGCGCTGGCCACGCTGCCGGTCTGTGTTATCGGCCTGCTGCTGCACGACGTGGTGAAGGATAACATGCGCTCCACGCTGATTATCGGCGTCGCGCTGATCGGCTTTGGCCTGCTGTTGGGCTACGCCGATTGGGGCCATAAAGGCAGCCGCGACGAGTATCAGCTGCGCTGGCGCGATATCGCGCTGATCGGCCTGGCCCAGGCGCTGGCGCTGATTCCCGGCACGTCGCGCTCGGGTATTACCATCACCGCCGCGCTGATGCTGGGCATGAGCCGTGAGGCCGCAGCGCGGTTTTCCTTTCTGCTTTCGATCCCCGTGATCGTGCTGGCCGGCGGCATGGAAGCCATCACTCTCGGTCGCCAGGCCGCGCCGGTTGACTGGCTGACCCTGCTCTCGGGCACGGCGCTTGCGGGCATCAGCGCCTATCTGTGTATCCACCTCTTTCTGGCGTTCATCAAGCGGCTGGGCATGCAGCCCTTCGTGATCTACCGCATTGTGCTGGGCGTATGGCTGCTGTGGTTGTTTTATGGCTAA
- the glmS gene encoding glutamine--fructose-6-phosphate transaminase (isomerizing) gives MCGIVAAVAQRNVQGILLEGLKRLEYRGYDSAGMTIMCNEALTRHRAVGKVAALDACLQQEPLPGTAGIAHTRWATHGKPTQANAHPHHSDAQVAVVHNGIIENFEAHQRRLQADGYVFTSETDSEVIAHLLAETLTAGVTLFAAVQQIMHTLGGAYALGVMSPQEPGVVVGARQGSPLVVGVGIDEAFLASDPLALLQVTDRFIYLEEGDMVELGAGGSVRIVDHSGKAVERPIHVFEYADGVASKGDYRHFMLKEIFEQPKVINAALEGRLGEHSVLAESFGPDAQALLANTRQIHIIACGTSYHAGLVARYWLERYAGVPVQVEVASEFRYRHPVVPEGTLFVTLSQSGETADTLAALRFAKRLGYIGSLAICNVPGSSLVRESDLALMTRAGPEIGVASTKAFTTQLVALMLLTLALDKTLGKDARDSDGTKHADIVAALKTLPDICRQVLALDADIEALSQAFAEKHHALFLGRGAHFPIALEGALKLKEISYIHAEGYPAGELKHGPLALVDSEMPVISVAPNDDLLGKLKSNLQEVRARGGQLFVFADENVGIDDTEDDVCVLHLPHVHEALAPLLYTLPLQLLSYHVAVLKGTDVDQPRNLAKSVTVE, from the coding sequence ATGTGTGGCATTGTCGCCGCCGTTGCCCAGCGCAACGTTCAAGGTATATTGCTGGAAGGCCTCAAGCGCCTGGAATATCGCGGCTACGACTCTGCCGGCATGACGATAATGTGCAATGAAGCGCTGACCCGCCACCGCGCCGTGGGCAAGGTCGCAGCGCTCGACGCCTGTCTGCAGCAGGAGCCGCTGCCGGGCACCGCCGGTATTGCCCACACCCGCTGGGCCACCCACGGCAAGCCCACTCAGGCAAATGCGCATCCGCACCATAGCGACGCCCAGGTCGCGGTAGTGCATAACGGCATCATCGAAAATTTCGAGGCGCACCAACGGCGCTTGCAGGCGGATGGCTACGTCTTCACCTCGGAAACCGATAGTGAAGTCATCGCCCACTTGCTGGCGGAAACGCTGACGGCCGGCGTCACGCTGTTTGCCGCGGTGCAGCAAATCATGCATACCCTGGGCGGCGCCTATGCGCTGGGCGTGATGAGCCCGCAGGAGCCTGGCGTAGTGGTCGGCGCGCGTCAGGGCAGCCCGCTGGTGGTGGGTGTGGGCATCGACGAAGCGTTTCTGGCGTCCGACCCGCTGGCGCTGCTGCAGGTCACCGACCGCTTTATTTACTTGGAAGAAGGCGACATGGTCGAGCTGGGCGCCGGCGGCAGTGTGCGTATCGTCGACCATAGCGGAAAAGCCGTCGAGCGCCCTATTCACGTCTTCGAATACGCCGACGGCGTGGCCAGCAAAGGCGACTACCGCCACTTCATGCTCAAGGAAATCTTCGAGCAGCCCAAGGTGATTAACGCCGCGCTTGAAGGCCGGCTGGGCGAACACAGCGTACTCGCCGAAAGCTTTGGCCCCGATGCCCAGGCGCTGCTGGCCAACACCCGCCAGATCCACATTATCGCCTGCGGCACCAGCTACCACGCTGGCCTGGTGGCACGCTACTGGCTGGAGCGCTACGCCGGCGTGCCGGTGCAGGTTGAAGTGGCCTCGGAGTTTCGCTACCGCCACCCGGTGGTGCCCGAAGGCACGTTGTTCGTCACGCTCTCCCAGTCGGGTGAAACCGCCGATACGCTGGCCGCGCTGCGCTTTGCCAAACGGCTGGGCTACATCGGCTCGCTTGCCATCTGCAACGTGCCGGGCAGCTCGCTGGTGCGCGAATCCGATCTGGCGCTGATGACCCGCGCCGGCCCAGAAATTGGCGTCGCCTCGACCAAAGCCTTCACCACCCAGCTGGTCGCACTGATGCTGCTGACCCTGGCGCTAGACAAAACCCTGGGTAAAGACGCGCGCGACAGCGACGGTACCAAACACGCTGACATCGTCGCGGCGCTGAAAACGCTGCCCGACATCTGCCGCCAGGTGCTCGCGCTGGACGCCGACATCGAAGCGCTTTCCCAAGCGTTTGCCGAAAAGCACCATGCGTTGTTTCTCGGCCGCGGCGCGCATTTCCCCATTGCCCTGGAAGGCGCGCTCAAACTCAAGGAAATCTCCTACATCCACGCCGAAGGCTACCCCGCCGGCGAGCTCAAACATGGCCCGCTAGCGCTGGTGGACAGCGAAATGCCGGTGATTTCCGTCGCCCCCAACGACGACCTGCTAGGAAAGCTCAAGTCCAACCTGCAGGAAGTCCGCGCCCGCGGTGGCCAGCTGTTTGTGTTCGCTGACGAAAATGTGGGCATCGACGACACCGAGGACGACGTTTGCGTACTGCACCTGCCCCACGTTCACGAAGCGCTGGCGCCGCTGCTTTACACCCTACCGCTGCAGCTTCTGAGCTACCATGTTGCAGTGCTCAAAGGCACCGACGTTGACCAGCCGCGCAACCTGGCCAAAAGCGTCACGGTGGAATAG
- the atpD gene encoding F0F1 ATP synthase subunit beta: MSGHIVQIIGAVIDVEFPRDSVPRVYDALDVSQSETVLEVQQQLGDGVVRTIAMGTTEGLKRGTEVSSTGAAISVPVGKATLGRIMNVLGEPIDEAGEIGEEKRMPIHRKAPGYADQAASEELLETGIKVIDLICPFAKGGKVGLFGGAGVGKTVNMMELIRNIATEHSGYSVFAGVGERTREGNDFYHEMTDSNVIDKVSLVYGQMNEPPGNRLRVALTGLTIAENFRDEGGDVLLFVDNIYRYTLAGTEVSALLGRMPSAVGYQPTLAEEMGVLQERITSTKDGSITSVQAVYVPADDLTDPSPATTFSHLDATVVLARSIAELGIYPAIDPLDSTSRQLDPQVVGDEHYAIARGVQGVLQRYKELKDIIAILGMDELSDEDKLSVSRARKIQRFLSQPFFVAEVFTGSPGTYVSLKDTIAGFQGILNGEYDELPEQAFYMVGTIDEAVEKANKMQK; this comes from the coding sequence ATGAGCGGACATATCGTACAAATCATCGGCGCGGTGATTGACGTAGAGTTCCCGCGGGACTCGGTGCCCAGGGTCTACGACGCGCTGGACGTCTCCCAGTCCGAGACGGTTCTGGAAGTCCAGCAGCAGCTGGGCGACGGCGTCGTGCGCACCATCGCCATGGGCACCACCGAAGGGCTCAAGCGCGGCACTGAAGTAAGCAGCACCGGTGCCGCAATTTCTGTCCCCGTGGGCAAGGCCACCCTTGGCCGCATCATGAACGTACTCGGTGAGCCCATCGATGAGGCGGGCGAGATCGGCGAAGAAAAACGCATGCCGATCCACCGCAAGGCGCCGGGTTACGCCGACCAGGCAGCGTCTGAAGAGCTGCTGGAAACCGGTATCAAGGTCATCGACCTGATATGCCCCTTCGCCAAGGGCGGTAAAGTTGGCCTGTTCGGCGGCGCCGGCGTGGGTAAAACCGTCAACATGATGGAGCTTATCCGCAACATTGCCACCGAGCATAGCGGTTACTCCGTGTTTGCCGGCGTGGGCGAGCGTACCCGTGAGGGTAACGACTTCTACCACGAAATGACCGACTCCAACGTTATCGACAAGGTATCGCTGGTCTACGGCCAGATGAACGAGCCGCCGGGTAACCGTCTGCGCGTGGCGCTGACCGGCCTGACCATCGCTGAAAACTTCCGTGATGAAGGCGGCGACGTACTGCTGTTCGTGGATAACATCTACCGCTATACGCTGGCGGGCACCGAAGTATCGGCGCTGCTGGGTCGTATGCCGTCCGCGGTGGGTTACCAGCCGACGTTGGCCGAGGAAATGGGCGTTCTGCAGGAACGTATCACCTCGACCAAAGATGGCTCGATCACCTCCGTGCAGGCCGTTTACGTGCCCGCGGATGACTTGACCGATCCGTCGCCGGCGACCACCTTCTCGCACCTGGACGCCACCGTGGTACTCGCGCGTTCGATTGCCGAGCTGGGTATCTACCCCGCGATCGACCCGCTGGACTCAACCTCGCGTCAGCTGGACCCGCAGGTTGTCGGCGATGAGCACTACGCCATTGCCCGCGGCGTGCAGGGCGTGCTGCAGCGCTACAAGGAGCTCAAGGACATCATCGCGATTCTGGGCATGGACGAGCTGTCTGACGAAGACAAGCTGTCCGTTTCCCGGGCGCGTAAAATCCAGCGCTTCCTGTCGCAGCCGTTCTTCGTTGCCGAAGTCTTTACCGGTTCACCGGGTACGTACGTGTCGTTGAAAGACACCATCGCCGGTTTCCAGGGCATCCTGAACGGTGAATACGACGAGCTGCCGGAGCAGGCCTTCTACATGGTCGGCACTATCGACGAAGCCGTCGAGAAAGCCAACAAGATGCAGAAGTAA
- a CDS encoding cation diffusion facilitator family transporter — protein sequence MSANADTQAEQMSREAKHVTYVGAWLNGVLSVAKVVVGSWVGSAALIADGIHSFSDLVTDAFVLAGIHYGRQGPDHDHPYGHGRIETLTTLLLGSVLIFVAGGIAWSSLERLFSGEGIGAPGIWAILLAGLALLSKEWIFRYTLRVAKRVKSRLLEANAWHSRSDALSTVVVLVAMIAAQFGLGWVDAVAAIIVGLLVGKVGWDLLWESARELVDTALPDDTQQQMHEVAESVPGVESVHDLRTRQSAGWVMVDLHVVVAQRVSVSEAHEIGNEVSRRLRHAFPALTDVTFHVDPEDDAGEGDPSRLPGLPLRPEVEATLDERWYANPIWRTRAELQLHYLNGQVSVSLIIGDEIQQPPQCLASQLKALADDVEWLGNVEILLITRATSSATG from the coding sequence ATGAGCGCTAATGCCGACACCCAGGCAGAACAAATGAGCCGCGAAGCCAAACACGTTACCTATGTGGGTGCCTGGCTTAACGGCGTACTCAGCGTGGCCAAGGTTGTTGTCGGTTCCTGGGTCGGCTCGGCGGCGCTGATTGCCGACGGCATCCACTCGTTTTCCGATCTGGTTACCGACGCCTTTGTCCTTGCGGGCATTCATTACGGCCGCCAGGGGCCCGACCACGATCACCCTTACGGCCATGGCCGCATCGAAACGCTGACCACGCTGCTATTGGGCAGCGTGCTGATCTTTGTCGCCGGCGGCATTGCCTGGTCGAGCCTTGAGCGGTTGTTCAGCGGCGAAGGCATCGGCGCACCGGGCATCTGGGCGATCCTGCTTGCCGGCCTTGCGTTGCTCTCTAAAGAGTGGATCTTTCGCTACACCCTGCGCGTGGCCAAGCGGGTCAAATCCAGGCTGCTGGAAGCCAACGCCTGGCATTCGCGCAGCGATGCTCTGTCGACCGTAGTGGTGCTGGTGGCGATGATTGCCGCGCAGTTTGGCTTGGGCTGGGTCGACGCCGTGGCCGCGATTATCGTCGGCCTGCTGGTGGGGAAAGTCGGCTGGGATCTGCTCTGGGAATCCGCCCGCGAACTGGTGGATACCGCGCTGCCCGATGACACTCAGCAGCAGATGCATGAGGTTGCCGAGAGCGTGCCGGGCGTCGAGAGCGTGCACGACCTGCGCACCCGCCAGTCGGCCGGCTGGGTGATGGTCGACTTGCACGTGGTGGTCGCGCAACGCGTCAGCGTCTCGGAAGCCCACGAAATCGGCAACGAAGTCAGCCGTCGCCTGCGCCATGCCTTTCCCGCGCTGACCGACGTCACCTTCCACGTCGATCCCGAAGACGACGCCGGCGAAGGCGATCCCAGCCGCCTGCCGGGCCTGCCGCTACGCCCCGAGGTCGAAGCGACGCTGGACGAACGCTGGTACGCCAATCCGATATGGCGCACCCGCGCCGAGCTGCAGCTGCACTACCTGAACGGCCAGGTCTCGGTCTCGCTGATCATCGGCGATGAGATTCAGCAGCCGCCGCAATGCCTGGCCAGCCAGCTCAAGGCGCTGGCCGACGACGTCGAATGGCTGGGCAACGTCGAAATACTGCTGATTACCCGCGCCACCAGCAGCGCCACCGGCTAG
- the atpG gene encoding F0F1 ATP synthase subunit gamma, giving the protein MAAAKEIRTQIGSIKNTQKITSAMEMVAASKMRKAQDLMKASQPYARQIRNVVAHIADANPEYKHAYTVARDEVKRVGYIVVSSDRGLCGGLNTNLFKTAVKDAAAWRDQGAELEFCALGSKASSFFNKYGGKLVAAKSGLGETPRADDLIGSVKVMLEAYDEGHLDRLYVVNNEFVNTMTQRPTVRQLLPLSSDVGDDEQDQENARPRSWDYLYEPDAKALLDSLLVRFIESQVYQAVVENGACEQAARMIAMKSATDNAGDLVDDLEMVYNKARQAAITQEISEIVGGAAAV; this is encoded by the coding sequence ATGGCAGCTGCAAAAGAGATACGCACCCAGATCGGGAGCATCAAAAATACGCAGAAGATCACCAGCGCCATGGAAATGGTCGCTGCATCGAAAATGCGTAAAGCACAAGATCTGATGAAGGCCAGCCAGCCTTACGCCCGGCAGATCCGCAACGTGGTGGCCCACATTGCCGATGCCAACCCCGAGTACAAGCACGCCTATACGGTGGCGCGTGACGAGGTCAAGCGCGTCGGTTATATCGTGGTGTCGTCGGATCGTGGTCTTTGCGGTGGCTTGAATACCAACCTGTTCAAGACCGCGGTGAAAGACGCCGCCGCCTGGCGTGACCAGGGCGCAGAGCTCGAGTTCTGTGCGCTGGGCAGCAAGGCGAGCAGCTTTTTCAACAAATATGGCGGCAAGCTGGTGGCAGCCAAAAGTGGCCTGGGTGAAACACCCCGGGCCGACGATCTGATTGGTAGCGTCAAGGTCATGCTCGAAGCATATGACGAAGGCCATCTCGACCGCCTGTACGTGGTGAATAACGAATTCGTTAACACCATGACGCAGCGGCCGACGGTGCGCCAGCTTCTGCCGTTGTCGTCCGACGTGGGCGACGACGAGCAGGATCAGGAAAATGCCCGTCCCCGAAGCTGGGACTACCTGTATGAACCGGATGCCAAGGCGTTGCTCGATAGCCTGCTGGTTCGCTTTATCGAATCGCAGGTATATCAGGCGGTTGTGGAGAACGGCGCCTGCGAGCAGGCGGCGCGCATGATTGCCATGAAGAGCGCCACCGACAACGCCGGCGACCTGGTCGACGATCTGGAAATGGTATACAACAAGGCCCGTCAGGCCGCCATTACCCAGGAAATTTCTGAAATCGTCGGCGGTGCCGCTGCCGTATAA
- the glmU gene encoding bifunctional UDP-N-acetylglucosamine diphosphorylase/glucosamine-1-phosphate N-acetyltransferase GlmU, translated as MHDELDVVVLAAGKGTRMRSSLPKVLHPLAGKPMVRHVLDTAYGLSPQRTHVVIGHGADVLREALAELPVRFSVQTEQRGTGHAVAQTLDHLGHGKVLVLYGDVPLIRRDTLSALLERVDEQHLGLLTVTLDNPDGYGRIVRNAAGSAVAIVEQKDASADQLTLTECNTGIMAMTAAQLKRWLPKLSADNAQGEYYLTDVIAMAAAEGVSVSTAQPATQVEVEGVNNRAQMAHLERAWQGRYARQLMAEGVALADPARLDVRGTLTCGHDVFIDVGCVFEGDVSLGEGVHIGPYCVIKHATIGAESVVESHSVLEHCVAAGRNQIGPYARLRPGTRLAVAAKVGNFVETKNVDVGEGSKINHLSYVGDATLGRGVNIGAGTITCNYDGANKHRTRIDDYAFIGSNTALVAPVNVGRGATVGAGSTIARDVGDHALGITRAPQREKADWPRPAKRD; from the coding sequence ATGCATGATGAGTTGGATGTTGTCGTTCTCGCCGCCGGCAAAGGTACGCGCATGCGCTCCAGCCTGCCCAAGGTGCTGCACCCGCTAGCCGGCAAGCCAATGGTGCGCCACGTGCTGGATACGGCATATGGCCTGTCCCCTCAGCGCACCCACGTGGTGATTGGTCACGGTGCTGACGTGCTGCGTGAAGCGTTGGCCGAGCTACCGGTACGCTTCAGCGTACAGACCGAGCAGCGGGGCACCGGCCACGCGGTAGCGCAAACGCTGGATCACCTGGGGCACGGCAAGGTGCTGGTACTGTACGGCGACGTGCCGCTGATCCGCCGCGACACCCTGTCCGCGCTGCTTGAGCGCGTCGACGAGCAGCATCTGGGTCTGTTGACCGTAACGCTGGATAATCCCGACGGCTACGGGCGCATCGTGCGCAACGCGGCCGGCAGCGCGGTGGCTATCGTCGAACAAAAAGATGCCAGTGCCGATCAGCTGACGTTGACCGAATGCAATACCGGCATCATGGCGATGACCGCCGCCCAGCTGAAACGCTGGCTGCCGAAGCTGTCGGCCGACAACGCCCAGGGCGAATATTACCTGACCGACGTGATCGCCATGGCTGCCGCCGAAGGCGTGAGCGTGTCGACTGCTCAGCCGGCGACCCAGGTCGAGGTCGAAGGGGTCAACAACCGCGCGCAGATGGCGCACCTTGAGCGCGCCTGGCAAGGCCGCTACGCCCGGCAGTTGATGGCCGAGGGCGTGGCGTTGGCCGACCCCGCGCGGCTGGACGTGCGCGGCACGCTGACCTGCGGCCACGACGTGTTTATCGACGTGGGCTGCGTGTTTGAAGGCGATGTCAGCCTGGGCGAGGGCGTACACATCGGCCCCTACTGCGTGATTAAACATGCCACCATCGGCGCGGAAAGCGTGGTGGAAAGCCACAGCGTGCTGGAACACTGCGTAGCGGCCGGACGCAACCAGATTGGCCCCTACGCGCGGCTGCGCCCGGGCACACGCCTGGCGGTTGCCGCCAAGGTGGGTAACTTCGTTGAAACCAAAAACGTGGACGTTGGCGAAGGCAGCAAGATCAATCATTTAAGCTACGTGGGCGACGCCACCCTGGGGCGCGGGGTGAATATTGGCGCGGGCACCATCACCTGCAACTACGACGGCGCCAACAAGCACCGCACCCGGATCGACGATTACGCCTTTATCGGCTCCAATACCGCACTGGTGGCGCCGGTGAACGTGGGCCGGGGCGCCACGGTGGGCGCCGGCTCGACCATTGCCCGAGACGTTGGCGACCATGCGCTGGGCATTACCCGCGCGCCCCAGCGTGAAAAGGCCGACTGGCCGCGCCCCGCCAAACGTGACTGA